In Alnus glutinosa chromosome 7, dhAlnGlut1.1, whole genome shotgun sequence, the sequence ATTTCAGAAAAAAGAACGACTAAAAAAATGAGGGCATTCTCGTCCGTTTACATCACTAACAGGCACGTGAGGTAAATTTCGTTAATTAAGACGATAgattccctaaatttaaattttttgaaacttaatggggtgcaattaacaaaattgaaacattggtggtagaattgcaaattggtgacaacttcatgggggtaaattgaagttttcccattGAGGGGAAAACTCCAGGACCATTTAAGGCCCTGGAGCAAAGGTTATTTCACATTCTTCATCACTAGGTACTGGTGATACAAGAATGTCACTTCTATCCATATTAGAATTATAGTCATCATCAACATCTTCATATGTCATTTGGCCAGCTTCAGTGTGATCCCCATCATCTTCACTATCATTACTATCATTATCACTACCATTTTTACTACTCTCTTCACTACTCTCAATCCTAGGATTATCAGGTTGTACATTAGAGGGTCCAGCACTCGCACCAACATCAACATCAAATAAGTCTTCGTTATCACTTAGCTTATTTGCCCACCAAGGATCATCAAAATTAACCATCCCTCCGTATTCATCATGCTCTTCACTATCCGCTTGATCACCCCCTTCATTCCCAAAAGACACAATGTATAATTCCAATATTACATGCCCAGTATGGCAAGCAGACAGTGAAAGCACATCATGGtctgaaataattaaatacaagcCATCAACAAGACTCTTCCTAAGAtctttaaaatacattaaatccCATGACCTATACCTATATTTCTTACATATACCTTCAATTTCGAAATATGATAATTTATCAAGGTCAACCTTCTCGTGATGCACTTCAACTTCACCACCTACATACACAACCAAACCTCCGGTCGAACCTACCCCCATAATGAACTTCAACCACCAGTTCACTACTTCCCATCCTATGAGGTTAATGATATATAACACAATAAGTCACATATATAGTGGAATTAAATAAAAGGGAAGAGTCTTGATAACATCgaccaatatatatatgcatatcaaATCCTTTGGGGACCACCTACGGTGTTTACACCCAGATGTTACCAATCAACAAAACACAAAGCATCATGTTTTGAAGCAGCCAAAACAAAAGTCTAAAACAGGAGTCTTGATAACatcaaccaatatatatatgcgtATCAAATCCTTTGGGGACCACCTACGGTTTTTATACCCACATGTCACcaaccaacaaaacacaaaccacTTTAATTTTGAAGCAGccaaaacaaaattctaaaacAGGAGTCTTGATAACATCAAccaatatatatgcatatagaATCCTATGGGGACCACTTACGGTTTTTACACCCACATGTAACCAACCAAAGCAAAACACAGAGAAGCAGTGCATGTCTAACAAAAACCAAACACACGGACCCAGTAAAGGCAAAGCACATGGACCCAACACCACATAAATTAGTAACTgtataaaccctaaacaaaatacaCGTACCCAATAAGTGAAACCAACTTTCGAGCTTGAAAAAGACACATCCAATCATTGAAAGCAAAATCTGTAGCTAAAAGAAAGGCATAATAAACTAACTTCAAAATGAATTTGATATTCCATAACAAAATACGACAGAATCTCAAATTgcataaaaccctaatttgaaaagAGGAGTCTTTTTAACAtaccttgaaaaaaaaaacaccacttCGATTTAATCACAAAACTTTTACCAACAGTGTTGATTTTCGTTTTGCTAGTTGAAGAAAACCCACACAGGAAGGCGAAATTATGAAGGCCGAATGGAACACAGATAGGGTGTGTATAAACCCTAAAGAAGACGAAGAACGGGTCTGTGCTTTTCGGCTCtaacttttaaaaatgatggcttttgttcatcttttttcATACAAGTGTAAAAGACACACACTGCACGGCTTTTCTTCATCAGTTGAGAAGTAAGGGCATTCTCGTCCGTTTACATCACTAATGGGCACGTGAGGCAAATTTCGTTAATTCAGACGGTCGATTTGGACGGATTCCctaaagtgaaattttttgaaacttaatggggtgcaattagcaaaattgaaacattggtggtagaattgcaaattggtgacaacttcatggaggtaaattgaagttttccctataatatattagacttacttcttgctcacattatacatatacaagagtttatactctctagttatatataataacatattgttaatttgttacttatagactatagttatgcattatattttataatataccttatatagttacatagtATATATTTATGctattaataaatgtatagaggttgTTTAAAAACTCGAGCTTCAACTCTGCTTTGATCACACGTTGAAGAATTTAATGGCTCACCTTGAGCTTTAGTTAAGTTGAGCTTGTCGAGCAATTCGGCTCAACTCAAATGTTATTCTCAACGAACTTGAACCGGTCTTGAAATTTAAAACCACGGCTCGGCTTCATTACAACACTGATTCCACACTGGAACGCAAAACGACGAGGCTCTCCTTGTTCCCCATAATTTTTCATCTCCCGCCAAAACCAGAGAGCCGAAATTGAGAGGCCCTCGGGAGAGAGCCAGAGCTAGATCATGAGCATGGGCATGGGCACGGGCATGGGCATGGCTTACGGCTCTGTAGACCCAAGCGGCTACTGGGACTTTTTGTCCTCGTACTTCCCCCAACAGGTGTTCCCAACCATCGAAGAAAGCTGGCTCAGGCTCACTTCTTCGctcttttgcttcttttctaCTCCACCAGGCCAAGATCTCGCTTCTCAGGTCTCCCTTTCTCTAATATGCTCAGCGAATTTTGCTAATTACtcttcttttgttgttgttgttgttgcttaGGACTCCTAGTTTGTGAGTTGTGGATGTAGTTGGTTGGGGATCTATAAGGCATTTGAATTTCAGCCCGAATTTTATAAGTTTGGCATGCATTACTCTTGCTCTGGAGGATCGTGCTTTAGGAATTTGCGTTCCCAGTGCTATAAGCATCCAATTAATGCACAATTTCGGTTTAATTTTGTTAGTGATGTGCTAATCCAGTTGTTATAGAACCGCATTAAGTCACCGAAAGTGTCAAttaagaaattgattttctattGCATAGTCATCAAGAAATAGGTTGGCAAATGATTGTGggaaattgttagaatattaattaaacgatTAACTCAACAATCTCcaatcagtttaagcttttggataaCTTGTGATTTAACGTGTTATCGTCTTGAGTTCGGACCCTAACTTTATAGTTTATccttatttcaaaatattttacatgttaaaatattaactaaataattaaatcaacaattttctaTCTGGagataattggtgatttaagaGGAATTAAGGCGTACCGGTTAGTTAAATTCTATAAAGTTTTTTAAATTGCGTGAAGAATGTTATTGCAATTGAGCCTTAAGCATCCCTTCAGGTTTTGCTTTCCACTGATTGGATTTAGTATTGGTAGTCATCTTAGGTAATTTCATTATTCAATGAAGAAGGTTGATATTTGAATTATGCTAACAGATAAAGGATGATGATGGTCTCTTCGTTTTGTCGATGGACTTTAAACAATTTCGGAAAATATGCGGTCTTGAGGAATTTTACTTAATGTTGGAGGATAGACCTAAAATAGCTCTCTTATGCATGAGTGCTGCAATTCACAAGGTAAAACATAACAGTTGTTGGGAATTTATCGAAGTTTTGTCTCATTTattccatttttgttttataaaaataagttttggaCTACGATGTTAATTACTTACACTGGAAGCAGGTTATGTTGACCATATGGGAGAAAAATAAgctggaagatggtgccaaAGTTATTATACGTCTGCACAACTACCCTGAAACTATGATTGCTCTAAAGAACTTAAAAGCAGCTTATATTGGTAAATACTTGTAATTATTGCCTTACCCAAAAGGGAAAAAAAGCTTGTATTTGCCTTTTCTGATATTAAGCACCAGTAGAAGCTAATATATTTGAGAAAACAATATTGATGATATTACTTGTTGACATGGCAGACAAGCTTGTATCTGTCCGTGGTACTGTAGTAAAGGTTAGCACTGTCAGGCCTCTAGTGGTTCAAATGAGTTTTGACTGTGCAAAGTGTAAAACAGAAATTACACGTATTTTCCCTGATGGAAAATTTTCACCACCAGCCAGTTGCGATTTACATGGGTGCAAGAGCAAAAATTTTAATCCAATTCGATCTACTGCTCGAACAATAGATTTTCAGAAAGTAAGGTAGGTTCCTTGATGCAAACTTCTGCTTCAATAATTGCacaactacttttttttttccttttttttttttttcagtattcaTAGAAATGGATAGAATTTCCCTGAAGATCCTTCTTTCAAATAACATTTTTTGTCATTAAGTTTTTCCTTGTACTTCTCTAGGCTTCAGGAACTTTTGAAGCCTGAAGATCATGAAGAAGGCCGGGTGCCGCGAACGGTGGAATGTGAACTGACCAAAGATCTTGTTGATGCATGCATACCTGGAGATGTGGTGACTGTCACTGGAATTATCAGAGTAATTAACAATTACATGGATATTGGAGGAGGTATGATAAAGAGATACCTTTGATGCTGTATGTTCGGTTCCTTGACATGCATGAACTTTGGTTGATGATTTATTTCTTGTATGCGTGCAAAGTTTATCAGTTTGGTTTAACAACACTTACCTTATGATGGATAGCAGTGAATATCTGCTAATGCTGTTTGGAGAAAACTTCATTATTTTCAGGAAAATCAAAAAGCAAAAATCAAGGGTTTTACTATTTGTATCTAGAAGCagtttcaataaaaaattccaaatcaCAGTCTACACCCGAGGATTTGCAAGATCCTAATTTCAATGCTAGAGCCACGGAGCTGTTTGATTTATACTCATTTTCTCCAAGGGATTTGGAATTCATTATAAAGTTTTTGGAGGAACATGGTTCTGATATCTTCAGGCAAATACTTCAATCTATATGTCCATCCATCTATGGACATGAGCTTGTTAAAGGTAAAGTTATATGTATTCTATTAATTATTGTATATATGTTCCTAAACTTTCATGATAAGTCAATCTTCTGTATTTGTATAATTCCTTTTTCCCCACTGctaattctatttaattaccATTGTTTTGATGGCGTCCCTTTACAAGGCGATGATATTGACTAATCCAAAATATAATGTTCTGCATTTCTTGCTTGGGAAATATAGAATGTGCTGATCTTCTGTTTTAGAATCTCCAAATCCAAGTTCCGGTCTTAATCAGTTGCAGTTGGAGCAGATACAACATTGTAATTTGTACAAATTCTTGTTCTTAAAATGCTTACCTTCCTATACCAATCCATATGCAAATATGGTACCTCAGAGTTTCCTTTCATCAGTGAtatttctttaagttttcacTGATATGCGCTGGCCACACCTATAATGATGTTGATGTAACTCTTTTGGGAAATAGCATAATGGtaaacatataattaaatatgaaCTACCTACTTTCTCAGCTTGCACACTAGATTATTTTTTCTCATGTATCTGAAATTGATGATTGGAGTTGTGTTTTTATACTAATTCCTTTTTTCTCAACAGCGGGAATAACACTAGGACTGTTTGGAGGCGTACGGAAGCATTCAAAGGATCGTAACAAGGTTCCTGTCAGAGGAGACATTCATGTCATAGTTGTTGGTATGTTTagactctttttctttgggttttttttttagactctTTTTGAACGGAACTAAACCTTGtcaattatgaaaataattttatttaaaaattgtctCGATCAACTAGAAGTCAAGGTCATGGTGGAAACTCTATCGATTTTTAGGAGGAGAAGTTGAACTTCTaccattttaattttcaatttgctAGGTGATCCTGGACTAGGCAAGAGCCAACTACTGCAAGCAGCGGCTGCTGTTTCTCCACGCGGCATTTATGTTTGTGGCAATGGCACTACTAAAGCTGGCCTCACTGTCGCTGTTGTTAGGGATCCCATGACAAGCGACTATGCTTTTGAGGCTGGTAGTTATTTTCTGTTATATTTTCATCGGAATCTGATGTCTTGGCTATCCTATCTGTTATGTCTGCTGCATTGAATTATATGAATTCCTTACTAATGATTTAAGTTTAGTTGATTGACTAATGtcacaagtatttttttttgataagtaatgcaATTCACTAATAAGCGCAAAGgggtgcaaccctagtacacaagaGAAAACCCCCACTAATGATGTaaagaagaacacaaatctaCAAATTCAACGAAGTTAGAAAACTGTGAAAAATTATACGCCCCTGCTCATATATGAAGCGTTTTGACCAATATATTCTTGAGCTCTTCCACTGCCTTCTCACGATCTTCAATGCATCTTGCATTTcactctctccaaatgctccacattaagcacaaagggGACATCCTCCAAATAGCTAAAACTGAACGACTTCCCAACTGACCTCGCCGACAATCTAACAACTCTATTACCCTTGTAGGCATAACCCATTCGTCTCCGAAAAGGAGAAAAATCACACTCCATAATTCTTTAGTCACTTCACAGTGAACAAGAAGATGATCTATAGATTCTCTACTCCTTTTACACATGTAATACTAGTCCACcactatttcttttctcttcctcaTGTTATCCAATGtcagaatttttccaagagccACCATCCACACAAAGAAACCCACTCTCAATGGAACTTGCACTCtgcaaatactcttccaagaaaaagaTGAACCCCCcgatttagataattcttgaTAAAATGGCCTTACTTCAAACTTTCTCCTCTTTGAAGGAATCCACCATGTACGATTCTCACCATCTTGTTTCAATCTGAGAGAATACAACAAACCATAAAATGCAATCACACAATCCACTTCCCAATCCTGTACGGATCTAATAAAAGATAAGTTCCATTAGAGATTCTCATTCGAAACTTGCATATTATCCGCAGCCCACGCCTCCTTACAACAAGCTATACTAAACAACTCGGGAAAGGACTCCTTTAGTGGTTGATCCCCACACTATATATCATGCTAGAACCCAAGCTCAGTACCATCTCCCACTTCATATTTGATCAATCTTGAAAAAAAActccccaccccctcctaatatgtttccacactccCAACTCCAAAGGGCCCCTTTACCTCCTTAGTATACCAACCTCCGTCATACTATCATATTTTGTTTCCACCACCGgtctccacaaagcctctctctctgtaGCATACGTCATAACCACTTACTTAACAATGCTTGATTAAACCGAATCAAGTTTCTTACTCCCAATCCACCAGTTTGCTTGGGGAAACAAATCTTTGAACCGATTAACTATATTCAACTTAAACTCCTCATTGATACCTCCCCATAGAAGTTCTCGCTGAAGTTTCTCAGTCCCATTGGCCACACCAATTTGAATAGGAAACAACGACAAATAATATGTGGGCAAATTGGACAAAGTATCTTTGATCTAGGTCAGCCTATCTCCCTCTGACAAATAGAGCCTATTACAACCAGTAATCGCCTTTCCAATTTTTCTACAACTGTCGGCACTCGGATCTAGACGGTGATGTGGGCTTGGGTCCGACAGAGATTCTGCAGGAGTCTTCGTCGGAGATTTCTTTGGGGTCAGAATCTGGGGTGGCTTTAGTGGGTGTGGATCCGTTGGACGTAGATGGGGAATCGGGTTCTCTTCTTCCAGCTCTGGAGACGTCAGATTCACTCTCTTCGGCTGAGATGGATGAGAAGTTGATGTCGGAGTGGGAGTTAGACGTTAGGAAGAAGGTTGCTGGATTTTGGGAGAGGTTGTCCTAGGAGTATGCATGGAAGGTGTCTAAGGAGCATAACGAGAGGATCAGGACCATTACGGAAGAAATGATTAAGCGTTAGAAGACTAAAGGCAAGAAGGAGCTTCTGAATCTACAAAGCTTTGTTAattatggtgattttaaaatttcttcGAGGTGTAGAAAAGGAAGGACCCATGTGATGTAGGGTTATATGCCTAGGGaggtttttgtggtttgtttctcGGGGCCTTAGGTTTTTTTCCTGTTGCTTGGGTTGTCTAATAGGTTTTCGGGCTAGTTTTGGTTCTCCTTTGTATACCGCAtttgtacttaggggcgccttacgcttcttttcttaataaaattttaattacctatcaatttttttttttctttctacaatGCCTCTCCCTATGGAACCAGACTTAGGTGCACCCAATGGGagacccaaataagtcatcggtAACAAAGCCACCCTACACCCCATATTACTGGCCTAACTTTCTACATCTTCCATTTCACCAATTGGAATTATCTCTGATTTCAATAAGTTAATCTTTAACCTCGGCACCGCTTTGAAGCA encodes:
- the LOC133872363 gene encoding probable DNA helicase MCM8 isoform X2, giving the protein MSMGMGTGMGMAYGSVDPSGYWDFLSSYFPQQVFPTIEESWLRLTSSLFCFFSTPPGQDLASQIKDDDGLFVLSMDFKQFRKICGLEEFYLMLEDRPKIALLCMSAAIHKVMLTIWEKNKLEDGAKVIIRLHNYPETMIALKNLKAAYIDKLVSVRGTVVKVSTVRPLVVQMSFDCAKCKTEITRIFPDGKFSPPASCDLHGCKSKNFNPIRSTARTIDFQKVRLQELLKPEDHEEGRVPRTVECELTKDLVDACIPGDVVTVTGIIRVINNYMDIGGGKSKSKNQGFYYLYLEAVSIKNSKSQSTPEDLQDPNFNARATELFDLYSFSPRDLEFIIKFLEEHGSDIFRQILQSICPSIYGHELVKAGITLGLFGGVRKHSKDRNKVPVRGDIHVIVVGDPGLGKSQLLQAAAAVSPRGIYVCGNGTTKAGLTVAVVRDPMTSDYAFEAGAMVLADSGLCCIDEFDKMSTEHQALLEAMEQQSVSIAKAGLVASLSARTSVLAAANPVGGHYNRAKTVNENLKMSAALLSRFDLVFILLDKPDELLDKQVSEHIMSLHSGYGEHSPATKKLRRASQSAGGIDMSVNGGSLVSRLRLDRRKDGDFVPLPAQLLRKYIAYARTYVFPRMSKPAAEILQKFYLQLRGHDTSGDGTPITARQLESLVRLAEARARLELREEITAQDAMDAVEIMKESLYDKYVDEHGFVDFGRSGGMSQQKEAKRFLSALNKQSELDQKDCFSISEIYGLADRIGLRVPDIDTFVDNLNSVGYLLKKGPKTYQVLSSSYSRSQSSRLRG
- the LOC133872363 gene encoding probable DNA helicase MCM8 isoform X1 produces the protein MSMGMGTGMGMAYGSVDPSGYWDFLSSYFPQQVFPTIEESWLRLTSSLFCFFSTPPGQDLASQIKDDDGLFVLSMDFKQFRKICGLEEFYLMLEDRPKIALLCMSAAIHKVMLTIWEKNKLEDGAKVIIRLHNYPETMIALKNLKAAYIDKLVSVRGTVVKVSTVRPLVVQMSFDCAKCKTEITRIFPDGKFSPPASCDLHGCKSKNFNPIRSTARTIDFQKVRLQELLKPEDHEEGRVPRTVECELTKDLVDACIPGDVVTVTGIIRVINNYMDIGGGKSKSKNQGFYYLYLEAVSIKNSKSQSTPEDLQDPNFNARATELFDLYSFSPRDLEFIIKFLEEHGSDIFRQILQSICPSIYGHELVKAGITLGLFGGVRKHSKDRNKVPVRGDIHVIVVGDPGLGKSQLLQAAAAVSPRGIYVCGNGTTKAGLTVAVVRDPMTSDYAFEAGAMVLADSGLCCIDEFDKMSTEHQALLEAMEQQSVSIAKAGLVASLSARTSVLAAANPVGGHYNRAKTVNENLKMSAALLSRFDLVFILLDKPDELLDKQVSEHIMSLHSGYGEHSPATKKLRRDAASQSAGGIDMSVNGGSLVSRLRLDRRKDGDFVPLPAQLLRKYIAYARTYVFPRMSKPAAEILQKFYLQLRGHDTSGDGTPITARQLESLVRLAEARARLELREEITAQDAMDAVEIMKESLYDKYVDEHGFVDFGRSGGMSQQKEAKRFLSALNKQSELDQKDCFSISEIYGLADRIGLRVPDIDTFVDNLNSVGYLLKKGPKTYQVLSSSYSRSQSSRLRG